Genomic window (Vigna radiata var. radiata cultivar VC1973A chromosome 1, Vradiata_ver6, whole genome shotgun sequence):
aatttaaaaaaaaaaattgtaattaagtgaatcAGTGAACCAACCCATTTAACCTACAAATCCGTTGTGAGTCGAGCcagattcaaatttttttgaattactaataaataaaacgaattgagttgactcactaaatAACAAACTCATGGTGAACCGGACGAAATTAGGTCGGATGGTCCATTTTGACAGTCGAAGTTTTAATAATGAGTTTTAATAATGATTTGAAAAATTAGTTCTTCAATTCCAAGGCCAAAGATATAGAGGATTCAAATCGTTAATGTTGTGTTCGCTTGAACAGTAATATCTGTTCAAGCGAATTTGCGAGCGATGAATCCAATGTATAGTCATGTTCGCTTTCGTGGATTTGCGCCGATTGAATTGCGAAGATTTGCGGGATGACACCTTTTTGTATCACTCGCTCTTATGAGAAGATTTGCGATGAATTGAAGGGAATTGGCTTTTCTACCATTAATACATTTCACATTACTGAATAAGCATTCCAGtcatgttaataaataataattatgggTTCGATGTACAATTAGATTAGTGATTCGGTTTAGAGAATCTGGCATGAGGCCAGAGGTCCATAGTTACCTTGTTGCAATGACTGCCGTGGTTAAAGAACTGAATGAATTTGCCAAAGCTTTGCGCAAGTTGAAAAGCTTCACAAGGGTCGGCTTGGTATCGTGGCCTCTAACGGCTCTTGCGGTGGGCGTAACCACCGGCGACACCATCGACGGCGGCCTGTAGTGGCCGGCCGGGTGCGTGAGTGGCAGAGGCGATGATGTGTGTGATTTTCCTAAGGCTCTTCAGACTATAGAAGAGACCCTGGGTCTCGTAGCTTTTTGGGCGAAATGGAGGGGATGTAACTTAACCTTAGGGTTTTCTGAATTGGAAGCAAAAAAAGGGTTTGGGCCTTGGTCAGgagcatttttgtttttttatttgttttttttattctttcttttatttttttttttctctttttgattACATCCTTGCAGTCATTGTTTCATTTTCACACTCcctgtttaaaaataaattcattttatcacattataagttttataatatttaaaaattaattttaataattattaataattttgatctttttataaacatttttacatttaaatataacattaaaaaataatattttatattaatatatggctagggacattttggtaatctttaatttctaccaattaaactaattttttcaatttgtcacatcaatcaaatcctacactaattctcacaaactttaccctcaaatccactctcaattacccacaaatccactaaaaaaaaacaacaacaaaaaattaacttcaaatccactcaaatcatctctcaCAAATCTTACGAAAAGAACACAGCCTAAAAGATGTTGATGTAGGTGAATGAGTTGATGGCAGAAATATTGCAGGGATTGaatcattaaatttgtttatccACAGAGTAGTTGATATATACAGACCAATGTGTCAGTTGCACACATAATAAATGAACATGACTAAATCAACATCATATATACTAAAGAGACTCACACTTTCATGCATGATATTTAATGGTCAAATATAcacaatgataataataataataataatgaacaCTTTTTGTTTTGGACAATGTTTTATGTTTGAAGGTTTAGAAACAGCCTAGGAGTTTCTTTGGAGCTGTTCCAGTTGCTCTATACTTTGCAGCTGTCTCCTTCAGAAGttcttctcctttctttgcCTCAATTATTGCTCTTTTCTCTTCAGCTTCCTTGTGAATTTCAGCTATTttgttctttatcttttctGCATATTCTGCTTTTTTCTTCTCCAATTCTTCCTGCTCATgcaaaaatcaaaaatcaacttTAATTTGTTCTTCTCTTTGGCCACATTCAATGCAGAAAGTATTGAATGTGAAAATGTGAAATAGAAGAAAACGAACACATAAAACTTGTTAGAATTGGCAACGAAATCGATTCtcacttcttttttctttagatCTGCCTCGACTGAAGCTTTCTTGCTGTTTTCCCATGCCGAAATGGCTGAAAGATTTTTATGTGCCCTGCTCAATAATTTCACTTAGATTAGTATATCCTAGACTTTGTTAACCTCAAAGAAATATATCTGTCATTTATGTTCTAATTGATTATTTCTTACCATGAGTTAAATCAAAACATCATTAAATATGAAGCAAAAGGGATGGAGATTATTACTTGTTTTCAGCTtttgatttttcactttcttcccATGCCTTGATTAGTGATAACCTCTTCTCAGTTGCAACTATTGCAAGCAAGAAAACTATTGTGGTGGTGCTTTCTCTTTTGCCTCAAAGATTGAAGGTTGGATTTCTGCGTGAAGTGTTCAAAATGCTTGTAATTGAGTTATAAtggtttgataaatttatgCCAAATTAAGATGTACAAGACTTGGATTTAAAGAAGCAGTCAAATTGTTTCTTGTATAGTGGTGACTTGGATTTAAAAGTCTCACTC
Coding sequences:
- the LOC106762655 gene encoding remorin-like; protein product: MHGRSKHIDVRFYFLRNLTKTGSVKMIESTTTIVFLLAIVATEKRLSLIKAWEESEKSKAENKAHKNLSAISAWENSKKASVEADLKKKEEELEKKKAEYAEKIKNKIAEIHKEAEEKRAIIEAKKGEELLKETAAKYRATGTAPKKLLGCF